One segment of Macaca fascicularis isolate 582-1 chromosome 2, T2T-MFA8v1.1 DNA contains the following:
- the SEC13 gene encoding protein SEC13 homolog isoform X6, producing MREPVLTWCVPLELLCSHPLPVSAFLKTQVKLYTYRACAGKDEMGKMVSVINTVDTSHEDMIHDAQMDYYGTRLATCSSDRSVKIFDVRNGGQILIADLRGHEGPVWQVAWAHPMYGNILASCSYDRKVIIWREENGTWEKSHEHAGHDSSVNSVCWAPHDYGLILACGSSDGAISLLMYTGEGQWEVKKINNAHTFRVTGGWSLSWQLRA from the exons ATGAGAGAACCTGTGCTTACTTGGTGTGTACCTCTTGAACTGCTTTGCAGCCATCCTCTTCCAGTGTCTGCCTTTCTGAAAACACAAGTCAAACTTTATACCTACAGGGCTTGTGCTGGAAAAGATGAAATGGGGAAAATG GTGTCAGTAATTAACACTGTGGATACCTCCCATGAGGACATGATT CACGACGCCCAGATGGACTACTATGGCACCCGCCTGGCAACCTGCTCATCAGACAGGTCCGTCAAAATCTTTGATGTGCGCAATGGAGGGCAGATCCTTATCGCCGACCTCAGGGG TCATGAGGGTCCTGTGTGGCAAGTGGCCTGGGCTCACCCCATGTATGGCAACATCCTGGCATCGTGCTCCTATGACCGGAAAGTCATTATCTGGAGAGAGGAAAATGGCACCTGGGAGAAGAGCCACGAGCACGCGGGACACGACTCCTCAG TGAACTCAGTGTGCTGGGCCCCCCATGACTATGGCCTGATCCTGGCCTGTGGGAGCTCAGATGGGGCCATCTCCCTGCTGATGTACACCGGGGAAGGCCAATGGGAAGTAAAGAAGATCAACAACGCTCACACT
- the SEC13 gene encoding protein SEC13 homolog isoform X7, translated as MVSVINTVDTSHEDMIHDAQMDYYGTRLATCSSDRSVKIFDVRNGGQILIADLRGHEGPVWQVAWAHPMYGNILASCSYDRKVIIWREENGTWEKSHEHAGHDSSVNSVCWAPHDYGLILACGSSDGAISLLMYTGEGQWEVKKINNAHTFRVTGGWSLSWQLRA; from the exons ATG GTGTCAGTAATTAACACTGTGGATACCTCCCATGAGGACATGATT CACGACGCCCAGATGGACTACTATGGCACCCGCCTGGCAACCTGCTCATCAGACAGGTCCGTCAAAATCTTTGATGTGCGCAATGGAGGGCAGATCCTTATCGCCGACCTCAGGGG TCATGAGGGTCCTGTGTGGCAAGTGGCCTGGGCTCACCCCATGTATGGCAACATCCTGGCATCGTGCTCCTATGACCGGAAAGTCATTATCTGGAGAGAGGAAAATGGCACCTGGGAGAAGAGCCACGAGCACGCGGGACACGACTCCTCAG TGAACTCAGTGTGCTGGGCCCCCCATGACTATGGCCTGATCCTGGCCTGTGGGAGCTCAGATGGGGCCATCTCCCTGCTGATGTACACCGGGGAAGGCCAATGGGAAGTAAAGAAGATCAACAACGCTCACACT